The following are encoded together in the Bactrocera neohumeralis isolate Rockhampton chromosome 6, APGP_CSIRO_Bneo_wtdbg2-racon-allhic-juicebox.fasta_v2, whole genome shotgun sequence genome:
- the LOC126761046 gene encoding uncharacterized protein LOC126761046 isoform X1, with translation MHTYNDGLNYVPLLAAQSAAPHMSNGSGVCFNTARRAARGMSPTTLGSVICYNGNYEGDLSMFGSKPTLQALTQQRRLELVETDSDTEYRRELEAYQPPQRSNAHQSSGIERQLRRLLIYYGDRLLSPKRRQQATAFTSSIYKSSYYQRTSELLYRACAWTLWLLRLMLFTLLRCTNSSFGCWRSCILMRNTARRVLWWMTLAKCGDVKLFVMILLGTPLVFVIGVVGLLLSVYCALRECFSNANFLRRFHVT, from the exons ATGCACACATACAACGACGGTTTAAATTACGTGCCACTACTGGCGGCACAAAGCGCCGCACCACACATGAGCAACGGCAGCGGAGTTTGCTTCAACACAGCACGACG TGCCGCACGAGGGATGTCACCGACGACTTTGGGCAGCGTCATCTGTTACAACGGCAACTATGAGGGCGATCTCAGCATGTTCGGCAGCAAGCCAACACTGCAGGCGCTGACACAGCAACGCCGCCTGGAGCTGGTGGAAACCGATTCGGACACCGAGTACCGACGCGAATTGGAAGCTTATCAACCGCCACAGCGTAGTAATGCGCACCAAAGTAGTGGCATTGAGCGACAACTGCGACGGCTGCTCATCTACTATGGCGATCGTTTATTGAGCCCCAAGCGACGCCAACAAGCCACAGCATTCACGAGCAGCATCTATAAGAGTTCATATTATCAGCGCACAAGCGAATTGCTGTACCGAGCCTGCGCCTGGACGCTGTGGCTGTTGCGACTGATGCTCTTCACTCTGCTCCGTTGCACCAACAGCAGCTTTGGTTGTTGGCGTAGTTGTATTTTGATGCGGAATACAGCACGCCGCGTGCTCTGGTGGATGACATTGGCGAAGTGTGGCGATGTGAAACTCTTCGTGATGATATTGCTCGGCACACCGCTCGTATTCGTCATCGGCGTGGTGGGCCTGCTGCTCTCCGTCTATTGTGCGCTGCGTGAATGTTTTAGTAATGCAAATTTTCTACGCCGATTTCATGTCACCTga
- the LOC126761046 gene encoding uncharacterized protein LOC126761046 isoform X2 gives MSPTTLGSVICYNGNYEGDLSMFGSKPTLQALTQQRRLELVETDSDTEYRRELEAYQPPQRSNAHQSSGIERQLRRLLIYYGDRLLSPKRRQQATAFTSSIYKSSYYQRTSELLYRACAWTLWLLRLMLFTLLRCTNSSFGCWRSCILMRNTARRVLWWMTLAKCGDVKLFVMILLGTPLVFVIGVVGLLLSVYCALRECFSNANFLRRFHVT, from the coding sequence ATGTCACCGACGACTTTGGGCAGCGTCATCTGTTACAACGGCAACTATGAGGGCGATCTCAGCATGTTCGGCAGCAAGCCAACACTGCAGGCGCTGACACAGCAACGCCGCCTGGAGCTGGTGGAAACCGATTCGGACACCGAGTACCGACGCGAATTGGAAGCTTATCAACCGCCACAGCGTAGTAATGCGCACCAAAGTAGTGGCATTGAGCGACAACTGCGACGGCTGCTCATCTACTATGGCGATCGTTTATTGAGCCCCAAGCGACGCCAACAAGCCACAGCATTCACGAGCAGCATCTATAAGAGTTCATATTATCAGCGCACAAGCGAATTGCTGTACCGAGCCTGCGCCTGGACGCTGTGGCTGTTGCGACTGATGCTCTTCACTCTGCTCCGTTGCACCAACAGCAGCTTTGGTTGTTGGCGTAGTTGTATTTTGATGCGGAATACAGCACGCCGCGTGCTCTGGTGGATGACATTGGCGAAGTGTGGCGATGTGAAACTCTTCGTGATGATATTGCTCGGCACACCGCTCGTATTCGTCATCGGCGTGGTGGGCCTGCTGCTCTCCGTCTATTGTGCGCTGCGTGAATGTTTTAGTAATGCAAATTTTCTACGCCGATTTCATGTCACCTga